A window of Pullulanibacillus sp. KACC 23026 genomic DNA:
CACACGTTTTAACGGCAATTTAGCGTTCTTCTCTTCAATAACATTATTTATCTCGGCATCCAATTTGTAAGCTGTGTTTCCTGCCATTTGATCTCACTCCTTTGTAAGTAACGGTTCTTTTTTCGGTTTAAATGCGCCATCAGCTAGTAATATCTGTGGAACGAGTTCTCCATTTTTCGAAACAAAATGCAACTCTCGATCATAGAAATGATAGTCAGTCGGAAAAGGCGCATAGCTTGTAATTAAAAGGCCTTCGTCTGTCTCTTCGATTGAACCGTTTACAATAAAGATGGTTCCCGATTCTTCGTAAAGGAATGTCTTTCTTCCAAATCCATCTAAATAGGCAACCAACTCTTCTCCCATATCCCAATCCGCCGTTTCTTCTTCTTTCGTAAATAAGCGGGAAAAGATACCACCGTCTCTAAAGAAAGTCGATTGGCCAAATCGGTTTCGGGACAAGTCCGGGCGATTAATATGCGGTCCGGCGATACTGTACGTTGAAGCGGCCTCACCACTTGCGAGCTTCGTATCCGTCGCTTTGGCGTTCGTATCATAGCAATAAAGAATGCCGACCGTAGCTCGATAAGCCGCTTTTAAATATCGGCTATCCTTTAGAGCTTCATAGGCTTTAAGACAGGCCGCCGCGGTAACGCCTCCCCATAACGAATGAATCATATAAGACAACGCTTCCCACCAGCGGTCCGGGCTTTGCGCACGGAAGTCATTTGAGAATCCAATATTCGCAAGGACTAATTCCCCATACCTTTTGGCTCCCTCTAAATGATGCGTACTTGCTAAAGCTCCAGCTGCCGGACCAAATCCAGCATTATCAAAGAAATGCTCGGTCACTGCCGCTTTGTAGGTTTTGCTGTCAGTTGCGACGTTCTCTGCGATCCTTGACCATAAGACACTAATTTCATCATATTTCTCCGTTAAACCACGACTTCGAAGCTCCTCTAACAAGTCATCGATATATAAGAAAAACACGCCTAACATTTGAGCCTCTTCTTTTCCCCGAGCGTTATCATGTAAATCAGGATTCACCCGTAAAGAAAAGACGTCAGCAGCCCAGGCCAAGTAAGTATCCGGATGATTGAGTTGTAAAACATCCTCCTGGAACTTTGAGAGGAGGTAAAAGACATGCGCCATATACTCAAAATCCATACAGCGATAAAATTCCCCATACAACTTAGTTGGTTTTGTAAAATCACCGTTTTCAAACCACTTTTGACGAATATAGTAGACACAACTTGCTTCAACTTTTTGTACTGCCTCTACATTCGTCTCCCCCAGCAAATTCGTTTTCAACACTAAACTTAATTTCCCCAACGATTCACCCTGGTTAGAAATCGGGGAATAGCTATAAGGCGTGTCGCTGTTCTCTCCATTAAATAAAACATCACTAATATAGCGGACACGATGATCAAGGGTCTTCTTAATGGGTTCCATGACATTTAGGACAACACTATCATAAAACTCATTATCTAACTCGATTGTGATCTTTGTTTCCCCAGGCAACGTGAAGTCTAGGTCAGCCTGATAGTGATTGGTTTCAAGTTTAATTTTAGTCAAGAGGTTTTCTCGTTTTCTTTTACCATCTATATCTAAATAGTCCATATAAGCATCGGTCAGCTGTCTACCTTCTGGAAGCTCGAATGCTAACACATAAGGTTGATCTAGGATCGCAAGCGGTTCGAAATCAAAACTAGGATGCCCATAGTTTGTTAGTCCAATAGAATGGAAATCTTGTTGATTCTTAAAGGGTTCAAAGGCATATCCCCACTCTTTTTCGCCTAGACCCGGAAGAACAAACCCTTTTTTCTCATAGATCCAATCCGCATTCTCAAAGTTTTCGGGGTATCCCCCTGCTAAAATTAATTGATGGAAAAGCAATCCATCTAACGAGGGGGAAACGCTTTCGAAAAAGAGATTTTTATACGCGCAATAACTTCCTACCGATAACGTTTGTCCTTTTGTTTGATACATCCCTAAGTGGGGTGCCTCATTGCTTCTGCGGACACAGGCAATCTTTGAAAAATGTTCTGAAATGCTCGGATTGACAGAAGCAGAATGATTGGTTTGCAAATCGAGATCATTAATTCGATACATTACATAAGAGAATGACGACCATATCGCAAAATCGGTAATCTCTAAATCTTCCACTGTTCGGCTTTTCAGAGTGATCGTCCATGCGACACGATCATCTGATTGCGAGAGATCATAGTTCATAATGACTTCTAATTTCTCGAACACATAACTGACAGTCGCCGTCCCCACATCTTCTACAATTGTCGGGATCACGTCTGAGCTTATTAAGACCTCCCCTTTTACTTTAAGAGAGAAGTTTCCAAACAATTTATCGCTTTCATCATAACCGCAATCATCCAAATAAGGCGTATCGATCACCCAGTTCATTTGGTGAGCATCTTCTTTTAATACTAAATTTGTTAAATTTCCACTCGGAGAAAGCTGTAATTTGAATCGTTTATTCTCCAAAAAAACGCCTCCTCATTTATGAATTTCCAAAGAAGAAAACGGTTAATAAAAAATACCATAACAAGGCCTTTTATTGATATAATTAAGAAAAAACGTTTCCATTGGACTTACTAAAATATATCAAATTCGACAAAGAATGAAAATAAAGAATTTTAATCACATTTTAAGATATTTCACACGGTTATAAGTTTGTGATGAAGCTGTAAAAAACCATGGGAGTGAAAACTCAAGAAAGTAGAGGTTAATCATATGGAAATCGTGTCAATCGCCGTCCCACCCTTCCCTATTTTTATTGAAGGAAATCTCACAACATTTGAACGAGGCACCTCTCATCCGGATCGAAGCGATTTGGAGTATTTCGATCTTATTTTTGTAAAAAAAGGAATACTTTACATGACGGAGGATGAGAAACCGTTTACGATTGATCCAAATGAAATGTTAGTTTTGCTGCCTATGAAGCACCATTATTCGACAAAACCTGTTGATGAAGAAACGGAATTCTATTGGCTCCATTTCTACACCAATAGTTATTATTCAGAAGGAGACGGACCAAGAAAATTAGCCTCAAGCATCCCGATCCCTTCTCTACATTTTCATAATCACAGTTATACCCTTCGCTTACAAAAGCATTGTAAATTAGTAGATGACGAGGAAATTTACAAAAAAATCGATCAACTCTTGTTGGCTACGACAAATGCCAATAAGGAATTATCATTCTGGGACATCCAAATCCACTTCTTCTCACTCATCAATGTCCTGGAGTATCAAGGAATGGCCAAGGATACGGGTTACATTCTGTCTGAAAAAATTGCCCGGTATATAAGAGATCATTACCATCAACCTATCACGAGCACAACATTAGCCGAACAATTCAATGTTCACGAAAATACAATTGCTAAATATATGAAAAAATTTTATAAAGTGACAGCCCTTGAGTATTTAAATACCTATCGTCTCGAGCAATCTAGAATTTTACTGCTGAAAACGGATGACCCCATCCAATCGATCGCCGAACAATGCGGATTCAGCGTCGGCCCCTATTTTTCAAGTGCCTTCAAAAAAACCTATGGCATGTCCCCCCTCAACTACCGAAAAAAACATTTGAGGGATTTGAAACGCGGGGACGGTTCTCGCGTTTCACTCCTGCGGTAATGACGATTCGTTATTTCCTGTTTTTGAGGCTTATTTTGAGGTTAGTAGTAACGTAGGTTCGCTATTTCGCGGAAAGAGTCTCATTTCGAGCTGATTTGAGCGGCATAGCGTAGTCTCGTTACGCCGACCTGTTTAATGGTAACGAGACTACGCTATTTCCTGTTTTTGTGGCTCATTGGGTTCCTATCGCGCACCCTTTACATAATTAAAGCCCTGAGTGAGAACGTCGTCTCTCTCAGGGCTTTTGAATTTAGTTATTTGATAATGACGTATTCTAAGTCAACGAGTTTGGCATAGCTTACAATTTGGTCCG
This region includes:
- a CDS encoding AraC family transcriptional regulator, whose translation is MEIVSIAVPPFPIFIEGNLTTFERGTSHPDRSDLEYFDLIFVKKGILYMTEDEKPFTIDPNEMLVLLPMKHHYSTKPVDEETEFYWLHFYTNSYYSEGDGPRKLASSIPIPSLHFHNHSYTLRLQKHCKLVDDEEIYKKIDQLLLATTNANKELSFWDIQIHFFSLINVLEYQGMAKDTGYILSEKIARYIRDHYHQPITSTTLAEQFNVHENTIAKYMKKFYKVTALEYLNTYRLEQSRILLLKTDDPIQSIAEQCGFSVGPYFSSAFKKTYGMSPLNYRKKHLRDLKRGDGSRVSLLR